The following proteins are co-located in the Motilibacter rhizosphaerae genome:
- a CDS encoding Type 1 glutamine amidotransferase-like domain-containing protein codes for MPATEPTIVATSMGFRSGARTWIEPGPVFEHMRQLAGSPARPRLCYVGTADGDQAHRRLWVREAFQGSGVEVTDLALFPMPNVPDVREHLLAQDIVWVGGGSVAGLLAMWRLHGLAEPLRAAWEAGVVLGGVSAGSLCWHIGGTTDSFGPDLRPVTDGLALLPYGNGVHYDSEAQRRPLLHRLVGDGTLPRSYATDDGAGLVYRGTELAYALADRDGARAYVVERTDDGVCESVIEPRRI; via the coding sequence GTGCCCGCGACTGAGCCCACGATCGTCGCCACGTCCATGGGGTTCCGCTCGGGAGCCCGCACGTGGATCGAGCCCGGCCCGGTCTTCGAGCACATGCGCCAGCTCGCCGGCTCTCCCGCCCGGCCCCGGCTCTGCTACGTCGGCACGGCCGACGGCGACCAGGCGCACCGCCGGCTGTGGGTGCGCGAGGCGTTCCAGGGCTCGGGCGTCGAGGTCACCGACCTCGCGCTGTTCCCGATGCCCAACGTCCCCGACGTCCGTGAGCACCTGCTCGCCCAGGACATCGTGTGGGTCGGGGGCGGCAGCGTCGCGGGCCTGCTCGCGATGTGGCGGCTGCACGGGCTGGCCGAGCCGCTGCGCGCGGCCTGGGAGGCCGGCGTCGTCCTCGGCGGCGTGAGCGCGGGGTCGCTCTGCTGGCACATCGGGGGCACCACCGACTCGTTCGGGCCGGACCTGCGCCCGGTGACCGACGGGCTCGCCCTGCTGCCGTACGGCAACGGCGTGCACTACGACAGCGAGGCGCAGCGCCGCCCCCTGCTGCACCGGCTCGTCGGCGACGGCACGCTCCCGCGGTCGTACGCGACCGACGACGGTGCGGGCCTCGTCTACCGCGGCACCGAGCTGGCCTACGCCCTCGCCGACCGCGACGGCGCCAGGGCGTACGTCGTGGAGCGGACCGACGACGGCGTCTGCGAGAGCGTCATCGAGCCGCGCCGGATCTGA
- a CDS encoding CE1759 family FMN reductase codes for MSARRIAVVSAGLSVPSSTRLLADRMSAAALDALRERGVPAEVEVVELREHARALADTLVTGFAPAELRRVLDAVESADAVVAVTPVFSASYSGLFKTFVDVLDKDALAGVPVLVGATAGTARHSLVLEHAMRPLFAYLRAVVVPTAVFAASEDWAGGDGASPALADRVRRAGGELADLLAARPAAAPRDEFAAAPSFAELLRGA; via the coding sequence ATGAGCGCGCGCAGGATCGCCGTGGTGTCAGCGGGTCTCTCCGTCCCGTCGTCGACCCGCCTGCTCGCCGACAGGATGTCGGCCGCGGCGCTCGACGCGCTGCGCGAGCGCGGTGTCCCCGCCGAGGTCGAGGTCGTCGAGCTGCGCGAGCACGCGCGGGCGCTCGCCGACACGCTCGTCACCGGCTTCGCGCCGGCCGAGCTGCGAAGGGTGCTCGACGCGGTCGAGTCTGCCGACGCCGTGGTCGCGGTGACGCCGGTCTTCTCCGCGTCCTACAGCGGGCTGTTCAAGACCTTCGTCGACGTGCTCGACAAGGACGCGCTGGCAGGCGTCCCGGTGCTGGTCGGCGCCACCGCCGGTACCGCGCGCCACTCGCTGGTGCTCGAACACGCGATGCGCCCGCTGTTCGCCTACCTGCGCGCGGTCGTGGTCCCTACCGCCGTCTTCGCCGCGTCGGAGGACTGGGCCGGCGGCGACGGGGCGAGCCCCGCGCTCGCCGACCGGGTGCGGCGCGCGGGCGGCGAGCTGGCCGACCTCCTGGCCGCGCGCCCGGCGGCGGCGCCGCGGGACGAGTTCGCTGCGGCGCCGTCCTTCGCCGAGCTGCTGCGCGGCGCCTGA
- a CDS encoding LLM class flavin-dependent oxidoreductase translates to MQFGVFSVSDITADPTTGRAPTEAERIKAVVTIAKKVEEVGLDVFALGEHHNPPFFSSSPTTTLAYVAAQTRSLQLSTATTLITTNDPVKIAEDFAMLQHLADGRVDLTLGRGNTGPVYPWFGKDIRDGISLAVENYALLRRLWDEEVVDWSGRFRTPLQGFTSTPRPLDGVAPFVWHGSIRSPEIAEQAAYYGDGFFHNHIFWPPEHTARMVQFYRQRFEHYGHGAADQAIVGLGGQVFIRKNSQDAVREFRPYFDEAPVYGHGPSLEEFSRETPLTVGSPQQVIERTLGFRDYVGDYQRQLFLIDHAGLPLKTVLEQLDILGEEVVPVLRKEFAALKPAHVPDAPTHAARVAARGPVLEEATAR, encoded by the coding sequence GTGCAGTTCGGTGTCTTCTCGGTCAGCGACATCACCGCGGACCCCACGACCGGGCGCGCGCCCACCGAGGCCGAGCGCATCAAGGCCGTCGTCACCATCGCGAAGAAGGTCGAGGAGGTCGGGCTCGACGTCTTCGCCCTGGGCGAGCACCACAACCCTCCGTTCTTCTCGTCCTCGCCGACCACCACCCTCGCGTACGTCGCGGCGCAGACGCGCTCGCTGCAGCTCTCGACGGCCACGACGCTGATCACGACCAACGACCCGGTCAAGATCGCCGAGGACTTCGCGATGCTGCAGCACCTCGCCGACGGCCGGGTCGACCTCACGCTGGGCCGCGGCAACACCGGCCCCGTCTACCCGTGGTTCGGCAAGGACATCCGCGACGGCATCAGCCTCGCCGTGGAGAACTACGCGCTGCTGCGCCGCCTGTGGGACGAGGAGGTCGTGGACTGGTCGGGCCGGTTCCGCACGCCGCTGCAGGGGTTCACCTCGACGCCGCGGCCGCTCGACGGCGTCGCGCCCTTCGTCTGGCACGGCTCGATCCGCAGCCCGGAGATCGCCGAGCAGGCGGCGTACTACGGCGACGGCTTCTTCCACAACCACATCTTCTGGCCGCCCGAGCACACCGCGCGGATGGTCCAGTTCTACCGCCAGCGCTTCGAGCACTACGGCCACGGCGCGGCGGACCAGGCCATCGTCGGGCTGGGCGGCCAGGTGTTCATCCGCAAGAACAGCCAGGACGCGGTGCGCGAGTTCCGGCCGTACTTCGACGAGGCGCCGGTCTACGGCCACGGCCCGTCGCTGGAGGAGTTCAGCCGCGAGACGCCGCTGACGGTCGGCAGCCCGCAGCAGGTCATCGAGCGCACGCTGGGCTTCCGCGACTACGTCGGCGACTACCAGCGCCAGCTCTTCCTCATCGACCACGCCGGACTGCCGCTGAAGACCGTGCTGGAGCAGCTCGACATCCTCGGCGAGGAGGTGGTTCCCGTGCTGCGCAAGGAGTTCGCCGCGCTGAAGCCGGCCCACGTGCCCGACGCGCCGACGCACGCCGCGCGCGTTGCCGCGCGCGGCCCGGTGCTCGAGGAGGCGACGGCCCGATGA
- a CDS encoding MarR family winged helix-turn-helix transcriptional regulator, which yields MTTWLEPHEQRAWRAYLALQARLDAALNRQLQAASGLSLPDYAVLVQLSESAEDRLRPYALVAALDWEQSRLSHQLGRMERRGLVVREACAEDRRGAYVVLTAEGRAALEQAAPLHADTVRRTVFAGMEPEDVRRLEEFATGVLARLEQVT from the coding sequence GTGACCACCTGGCTGGAGCCGCACGAGCAGCGCGCGTGGCGGGCCTACCTCGCGCTGCAGGCGCGGCTCGACGCCGCGCTCAACCGGCAGCTGCAGGCGGCGAGCGGCCTCTCGCTCCCCGACTACGCCGTGCTCGTCCAGCTCAGCGAGAGCGCGGAGGACCGGCTGCGGCCGTACGCGCTCGTCGCCGCGCTCGACTGGGAGCAGAGCCGGCTCTCCCACCAGCTCGGACGCATGGAGCGACGCGGGCTCGTGGTGCGCGAGGCCTGCGCCGAGGACCGCCGCGGGGCGTACGTCGTGCTGACCGCCGAGGGCCGGGCGGCGCTCGAGCAGGCGGCTCCCCTGCACGCGGACACGGTGCGCCGCACGGTCTTCGCCGGCATGGAGCCGGAGGACGTGCGCCGGCTCGAGGAGTTCGCGACCGGCGTGCTGGCCCGCCTCGAGCAGGTCACCTAG
- a CDS encoding MMPL family transporter — translation MSTSVTAPPAGPQERQGHRRRLLVGVGLVLVWFVALGVLGPLADKLTGIEKNNASSYLPKSAESTKSLALETEFAGAQTVPAIVVWERGSGLTAQDRDELGQAVARIGAVKDIIGRPTPLSVSKDGKAASTVVQLSSEEGFDIGKPVDAIRDAAQVEGLDPLVTGTGGLSADFSKAFEGIDGILLFTSGGVVLLLLLLVYRSPVFIPVLLSAVAALFGAQGVVYLVAKSGALTVNGQSSGILLVLVFGAGTDYALLLISRFKEELHAHESSLVAMQRALRGAVPPIVASGLTVVLGLLCLLLSDLASNKSLGPVAAIGIGCAMVAMLTFLPALLLLLGRYWFWPFVPRHDEEPQEGKGLWGRVSRLVGRRTGAVAAATAVLLLVLAGLSTTLSAHGITQAQSFTTHPDSVKGQEAFERHFPAGSGAPTSVIAPVGQLQQALRVVQGERGVASAVVTAADPAQTGQPGAAPKQVRGQAQILATLTYGADSSAAESTVRRLRADLDSVGKDVLVGGPTAITYDVATQSSRDNKVIIPAVLLVILVILVLLLRALVAPVLLVASVVLSFAATMGVCALAFKHVFHFAGADQSFPLFAFIFLVALGIDYNIFLMTRVREESHVVATRDGVLKGLAVTGGVITSAGLVLAATFSALGVLPIVFLAEIGFAVAFGVLLDTLLVRSLLVPAVVRMLGERTWWPLPLRREERAAR, via the coding sequence ATGTCCACGTCCGTCACCGCCCCGCCCGCCGGGCCGCAGGAGCGCCAGGGGCACCGCCGCCGGCTGCTGGTGGGCGTCGGGCTGGTCCTGGTCTGGTTCGTGGCGCTCGGAGTGCTGGGCCCCCTCGCCGACAAGCTCACGGGCATCGAGAAGAACAACGCCTCGTCCTACCTCCCGAAGTCCGCCGAGTCGACGAAGTCCCTGGCGCTGGAGACGGAGTTCGCAGGTGCGCAGACCGTGCCGGCGATCGTCGTCTGGGAGCGCGGCTCCGGGCTGACCGCGCAGGACCGCGACGAGCTCGGCCAGGCGGTCGCCCGCATCGGCGCGGTCAAGGACATCATCGGGCGTCCCACGCCCCTGTCGGTCTCGAAGGACGGCAAGGCGGCGAGCACGGTCGTGCAGCTCTCCAGCGAGGAGGGCTTCGACATCGGCAAGCCGGTGGACGCGATCCGCGACGCCGCGCAGGTGGAGGGGCTCGACCCGCTCGTCACCGGGACCGGCGGCCTCTCGGCCGACTTCAGCAAGGCCTTCGAGGGGATCGACGGGATCCTCCTGTTCACCAGTGGCGGGGTGGTCCTCCTCCTCCTGCTGCTCGTCTACCGCAGCCCGGTGTTCATCCCGGTCCTGCTGTCCGCCGTCGCCGCGCTGTTCGGGGCGCAGGGCGTGGTCTACCTCGTCGCGAAGTCCGGCGCGCTCACCGTCAACGGGCAGAGCTCGGGGATCCTGCTGGTGCTGGTCTTCGGCGCGGGGACGGACTACGCGCTGCTGCTCATCAGCCGCTTCAAGGAGGAGCTGCACGCCCACGAGAGCTCCCTCGTCGCGATGCAGCGAGCGCTGCGCGGCGCGGTCCCGCCGATCGTGGCGAGCGGCCTCACCGTCGTCCTCGGCCTGCTCTGCCTGCTGCTCTCGGACCTCGCCTCCAACAAGTCGCTCGGGCCCGTGGCGGCGATCGGGATCGGCTGCGCGATGGTCGCCATGCTGACGTTCCTCCCGGCGCTGCTGCTCCTGCTGGGGCGCTACTGGTTCTGGCCGTTCGTCCCGCGCCACGACGAGGAGCCGCAGGAGGGCAAGGGGCTCTGGGGCCGGGTCTCCCGCCTCGTCGGACGGCGTACGGGCGCCGTCGCCGCGGCCACCGCGGTGCTGCTGCTCGTGCTCGCCGGGCTCTCGACCACGCTGTCGGCGCACGGGATCACGCAGGCCCAGTCGTTCACCACCCACCCCGACTCGGTGAAGGGGCAGGAGGCGTTCGAGCGCCACTTCCCGGCCGGCTCGGGCGCGCCCACCAGCGTCATCGCGCCGGTCGGCCAGCTGCAGCAGGCGCTGCGCGTCGTGCAGGGGGAGCGCGGAGTGGCCTCGGCGGTCGTGACGGCGGCCGACCCGGCCCAGACGGGACAGCCGGGCGCCGCGCCGAAGCAGGTGCGCGGCCAGGCGCAGATCCTCGCCACCCTCACCTACGGCGCGGACTCGAGCGCCGCGGAGAGCACCGTGCGGCGGCTGCGCGCTGACCTCGACAGCGTGGGCAAGGACGTGCTGGTCGGAGGTCCGACCGCCATCACCTACGACGTCGCGACCCAGTCCTCCCGCGACAACAAGGTCATCATCCCGGCGGTGCTGCTGGTGATCCTCGTCATCCTCGTGCTGCTGCTGCGGGCCCTCGTCGCGCCCGTCCTGCTCGTCGCGAGCGTGGTGCTGTCCTTCGCGGCGACCATGGGCGTGTGCGCCCTGGCGTTCAAGCACGTGTTCCACTTCGCGGGCGCCGACCAGTCGTTCCCGCTGTTCGCCTTCATCTTCCTGGTGGCGCTGGGGATCGACTACAACATCTTCCTCATGACGCGCGTGCGGGAGGAGTCGCACGTGGTCGCGACGCGCGACGGCGTGCTCAAGGGGCTCGCCGTGACGGGCGGGGTCATCACCTCGGCCGGGCTGGTGCTCGCCGCGACCTTCTCGGCGCTGGGGGTGCTGCCCATCGTCTTCCTCGCCGAGATCGGCTTCGCGGTCGCGTTCGGCGTCCTGCTCGACACGCTGCTCGTGCGCTCGCTGCTCGTGCCGGCCGTGGTCCGGATGCTCGGCGAGCGGACGTGGTGGCCGCTGCCGCTGCGGCGGGAGGAGCGCGCGGCTAGGTGA
- the lipB gene encoding lipoyl(octanoyl) transferase LipB, with amino-acid sequence MATRTPRLVRAGLVPYAEAWERQRALHAAVVSGEEPGTVLLLEHPPVFTAGKRTAWYDRPTDGTPVVEVDRGGRITWHGPGQLVAYPVVPLAQPVDVVAHVRRLEEVVMRTCADLGLATKRVEGRSGVWVELDGGRDRKVAAVGCRVARGVTMHGFALNCDCDLSWYDRIVPCGIDDADVTSLSAELGRDVTVAEVLPLVEQHLREQLQPLDG; translated from the coding sequence ATCGCGACGCGCACGCCGCGGCTCGTGCGCGCCGGGCTCGTGCCCTACGCGGAGGCTTGGGAGCGCCAGCGCGCGCTGCACGCCGCAGTCGTCTCCGGCGAGGAGCCGGGCACCGTCCTGCTGCTCGAGCACCCGCCCGTCTTCACCGCGGGCAAGCGCACGGCGTGGTACGACCGGCCGACCGACGGCACGCCCGTGGTCGAGGTCGACCGCGGCGGCCGCATCACCTGGCACGGGCCGGGGCAGCTGGTCGCGTACCCCGTGGTGCCGCTCGCGCAGCCCGTCGACGTCGTCGCCCACGTGCGGCGGCTCGAGGAGGTCGTCATGCGCACGTGCGCGGACCTTGGGCTCGCGACCAAGCGCGTCGAGGGGCGCAGCGGGGTGTGGGTCGAGCTCGACGGCGGGCGCGACCGCAAGGTGGCGGCGGTCGGGTGCCGGGTCGCCCGCGGCGTCACGATGCACGGCTTCGCGCTCAACTGCGACTGCGACCTCAGCTGGTACGACCGGATCGTCCCGTGCGGGATCGACGACGCGGACGTCACCTCGCTGAGCGCCGAGCTCGGCCGCGACGTCACCGTCGCGGAGGTGCTCCCGCTCGTCGAGCAGCACCTCCGCGAGCAGCTCCAGCCGCTGGACGGCTAG
- a CDS encoding LLM class F420-dependent oxidoreductase, with protein sequence MDLRIFTEPQQGATYDTLLAVARKTEELGFDAFFRSDHYLTMGGDGLPGPTDAWVTLAGLARETSRIRLGTLVTAATFRHPGPLAISVAQVDAMSGGRVEFGFGSGWYAAEHSAYGLAFPALGERFDRYEEQLEAIVGLWETPVGETYSFSGKHYSFTDSPALPKPAQSPRPPVIIGGGGKKRTPALAARFADEFNMPFASLADTAAQFGVVGAAVEAAGRAPIRYSAAQVLAVGRADDEVARRAAAIGREVDELRENGLAGSPAEVVDKIGQYAAAGASRMYLQVLDLADLEHLELVAAEVAPQLS encoded by the coding sequence ATGGACCTGCGCATCTTCACCGAGCCCCAGCAGGGCGCGACCTACGACACGCTCCTGGCCGTGGCGAGGAAGACCGAGGAGCTCGGCTTCGACGCGTTCTTCCGCTCCGACCACTACCTGACGATGGGCGGCGACGGCCTGCCCGGCCCGACCGACGCCTGGGTCACGCTCGCGGGCCTCGCCCGGGAGACCAGCCGCATCCGGCTCGGCACGCTCGTCACCGCCGCGACCTTCCGCCACCCCGGTCCGCTCGCGATCTCCGTCGCCCAGGTCGACGCGATGAGCGGCGGGCGCGTGGAGTTCGGCTTCGGCTCGGGCTGGTACGCCGCGGAGCACAGCGCCTACGGCCTCGCCTTCCCCGCGCTCGGCGAGCGGTTCGACCGCTACGAGGAGCAGCTCGAGGCGATCGTCGGGCTGTGGGAGACGCCGGTGGGGGAGACGTACTCCTTCAGCGGCAAGCACTACTCGTTCACGGACTCACCGGCGCTGCCGAAGCCCGCGCAGTCGCCGCGCCCGCCGGTCATCATCGGCGGCGGCGGCAAGAAGCGGACGCCCGCCCTCGCTGCCCGCTTCGCCGACGAGTTCAACATGCCGTTCGCCAGCCTCGCGGACACGGCAGCCCAGTTCGGCGTCGTGGGGGCGGCGGTCGAGGCGGCCGGACGCGCGCCGATCCGCTACTCGGCCGCACAGGTGCTGGCCGTCGGCCGCGCCGACGATGAGGTCGCCCGCCGCGCGGCGGCCATCGGGCGCGAGGTCGACGAGCTGCGCGAGAACGGCCTCGCCGGCTCGCCCGCCGAGGTCGTCGACAAGATCGGGCAGTACGCCGCGGCCGGCGCCAGCCGGATGTACCTCCAGGTGCTCGACCTCGCCGACCTGGAGCACCTCGAGCTGGTCGCCGCCGAGGTGGCGCCGCAGCTGTCCTAG
- the lipA gene encoding lipoyl synthase, whose amino-acid sequence MTAVAPDGRRMLRIEARNAAVPIERKPDWIKTKLRTGPEFTELKGLVKREGLHTVCEEAGCPNIYECWEDREATFLIGGSECTRRCDFCQIATGKPLPLDRDEPRRVGESVRTMGLRYATITGVARDDLADGGAWLYAETVRQVHELNPGTGVEVLIPDFNGLPEQLAEVFSARPEVLAHNLETVPRIFKRIRPGFRYERSLDVLTQARAAGLVTKSNLILGMGETREEVSEALRDLHAAGCDLVTITQYLRPSPLHHPVERWVKPEEFVELTAEAEQIGFAGVLSGPLVRSSYRAGRLYEQAVAARASA is encoded by the coding sequence ATGACCGCGGTGGCGCCGGACGGGCGCAGGATGCTCCGGATCGAGGCGCGCAACGCCGCCGTCCCCATCGAGCGCAAGCCCGACTGGATCAAGACGAAGCTGCGCACCGGCCCCGAGTTCACCGAGCTCAAGGGCCTGGTCAAGCGCGAGGGGCTGCACACCGTGTGCGAGGAGGCGGGCTGCCCCAACATCTACGAGTGCTGGGAGGACCGCGAGGCCACCTTCCTCATCGGCGGCAGCGAGTGCACGCGCCGGTGCGACTTCTGCCAGATCGCCACGGGCAAGCCGCTGCCGCTCGACCGCGACGAGCCGCGCCGCGTGGGCGAGTCGGTGCGGACCATGGGCCTGCGCTACGCCACGATCACCGGCGTCGCCCGTGACGACCTGGCCGACGGCGGCGCCTGGCTCTACGCCGAGACCGTCCGGCAGGTCCACGAGCTCAACCCGGGCACGGGCGTCGAGGTGCTGATCCCCGACTTCAACGGCCTGCCCGAGCAGCTCGCCGAGGTCTTCTCCGCGCGGCCCGAGGTGCTCGCGCACAACCTCGAGACCGTGCCGCGCATCTTCAAGCGCATCCGCCCGGGCTTCCGCTACGAGCGCTCGCTCGACGTTCTGACGCAGGCGCGCGCCGCCGGGCTCGTGACCAAGTCCAACCTCATCCTCGGCATGGGCGAGACCCGCGAGGAGGTGAGCGAGGCGCTGCGCGACCTGCACGCCGCCGGCTGCGACCTCGTCACCATCACGCAGTACCTCCGCCCCTCGCCGCTGCACCACCCGGTCGAGCGCTGGGTCAAGCCCGAGGAGTTCGTCGAGCTCACCGCCGAGGCCGAGCAGATCGGCTTCGCGGGCGTGCTGTCGGGGCCGCTGGTGCGCTCGTCGTACCGCGCCGGCCGGCTCTACGAGCAGGCGGTGGCGGCGCGGGCCTCCGCCTGA
- a CDS encoding YdcF family protein yields MLVLGYRSRRGDRLHPVQRWRTEVGVRSLAAGGRLVLSGGPTGDGRSEAAVMAEHALALGVPASAVVLEEGSRSTWDNVALSLPLLEDADVIRIASDPLHAARARAYLVRQRPDLARRLAPADDCRLLEQAPMKVVTAAYEVARRRRPR; encoded by the coding sequence GTGCTCGTCCTCGGCTACCGCTCGCGGCGCGGCGACCGGCTCCACCCCGTGCAGCGCTGGCGCACCGAGGTCGGCGTCCGCTCCCTCGCCGCCGGCGGGCGCCTCGTGCTGAGCGGCGGCCCGACGGGCGACGGGCGCAGCGAGGCCGCGGTCATGGCCGAGCACGCGCTCGCGCTCGGCGTGCCGGCCTCGGCCGTCGTGCTGGAGGAGGGGTCCCGCAGCACGTGGGACAACGTCGCGCTCAGCCTGCCCCTGCTCGAGGACGCCGACGTCATCCGGATCGCCTCGGACCCGCTGCACGCGGCGCGGGCCCGCGCGTACCTCGTCCGGCAGCGGCCCGACCTCGCCCGCCGGCTCGCGCCCGCCGACGACTGCCGCCTGCTGGAGCAGGCGCCGATGAAGGTCGTCACCGCGGCGTACGAGGTGGCGCGGCGCCGCCGCCCCCGCTGA
- a CDS encoding DUF4191 domain-containing protein: MARAKDDTPPKPRKQRFATLRQIGQAYSLTSKNDKQLPLWLAGTFLLVLAVFVVIGALIGHPYYLGFIGILFGLLATMVVFGRRAQRAAYGSIEGQVGAAAAVLDSLKRGWTVTPGIAATRQQDIVHRAVGRPGIVLVGEGSPARLAGLLAQERKKLGRVVPDVPVHDFQVGKEQGQLSLQEFQRTLAKLPKVIPSAQIDTIDKRLVALGTLAQQLPKGPLPKGMRPPRQMR; this comes from the coding sequence ATGGCGCGCGCGAAGGACGACACTCCCCCGAAGCCCCGCAAGCAGCGGTTCGCGACCCTGCGGCAGATCGGGCAGGCGTACTCGCTGACGTCGAAGAACGACAAGCAGCTGCCGCTGTGGCTGGCGGGGACGTTCCTCCTCGTCCTGGCCGTCTTCGTCGTCATCGGTGCGCTCATCGGGCACCCGTACTACCTCGGGTTCATCGGCATCCTGTTCGGCCTGCTCGCCACGATGGTGGTCTTCGGGCGCCGGGCGCAGCGCGCGGCGTACGGCTCGATCGAGGGGCAGGTCGGCGCGGCTGCGGCGGTGCTCGACTCGCTCAAGCGCGGCTGGACCGTGACGCCGGGCATCGCCGCGACCCGCCAGCAGGACATCGTGCACCGCGCCGTCGGGCGCCCCGGGATCGTCCTCGTGGGCGAGGGCTCCCCCGCCCGCCTCGCCGGCCTGCTCGCCCAGGAGCGCAAGAAGCTCGGCCGCGTCGTGCCGGACGTGCCGGTGCACGACTTCCAGGTGGGCAAGGAGCAGGGCCAGCTCTCGCTGCAGGAGTTCCAGCGCACGCTGGCCAAGCTGCCCAAGGTGATCCCGTCCGCGCAGATCGACACCATCGACAAGCGGCTCGTCGCGCTGGGCACACTCGCCCAGCAGCTGCCGAAGGGCCCGCTGCCCAAGGGGATGCGCCCGCCGCGCCAGATGCGCTGA
- a CDS encoding D-2-hydroxyacid dehydrogenase family protein produces the protein MRVVVLDDYQDVARSSADWGSLDAEVVVEHEHLGPEELVARHRGADVLVLMRERTPVDAALLDALPEVRLLVTTGMRNASVDLDAARERGVAVCGTEGSASSAAELAWALVLDLAHRVTWEDAALRTGRWQTGVGRDLAGLTLGVVGLGRLGRRVAAYALAFGMEVLAWSQHLTAEAAAHAGAALVPKDELLERADVVSVHVVLSERTRGLLGAAELARMKPGALLVNTSRGPVVDEAALVDALSRGHLGGAGLDVFDREPLPLDSPLRTAPRTVLTPHIGYVTDQVYRQWYAMALEDVAAWQAGAPVRQLA, from the coding sequence GTGCGCGTCGTCGTGCTCGACGACTACCAGGACGTGGCGCGGTCGTCCGCGGACTGGGGCTCGCTCGACGCCGAGGTCGTCGTCGAGCACGAGCACCTCGGCCCGGAGGAGCTGGTGGCGCGGCACCGGGGCGCCGACGTGCTCGTCCTCATGCGCGAGCGCACGCCCGTCGACGCCGCGCTGCTCGACGCGCTGCCGGAGGTGCGCCTGCTCGTGACGACCGGCATGCGCAACGCGTCGGTCGACCTCGACGCCGCCCGCGAGCGCGGCGTCGCGGTCTGCGGCACGGAGGGCAGCGCGTCCTCGGCCGCCGAACTCGCGTGGGCGCTGGTCCTCGACCTCGCGCACCGCGTCACGTGGGAGGACGCGGCGCTGCGGACGGGCCGGTGGCAGACGGGCGTCGGCCGCGACCTCGCGGGCCTCACCCTCGGGGTGGTCGGCCTCGGGCGGCTCGGCCGGCGCGTGGCGGCGTACGCGCTGGCGTTCGGGATGGAGGTGCTCGCGTGGAGCCAGCACCTCACGGCGGAGGCGGCAGCGCACGCCGGAGCGGCCCTGGTCCCGAAGGACGAGCTCCTCGAGCGCGCCGACGTCGTGAGCGTCCACGTCGTGCTCTCCGAGCGCACGCGCGGCCTGCTCGGCGCGGCCGAGCTCGCCCGCATGAAGCCCGGAGCGCTGCTCGTCAACACCTCGCGCGGCCCGGTCGTCGACGAGGCGGCGCTGGTCGACGCGCTCTCCCGCGGCCACCTCGGCGGCGCCGGTCTCGACGTCTTCGACCGGGAGCCGCTGCCGCTCGACTCACCACTGCGCACGGCTCCGCGGACCGTGCTGACACCTCACATCGGCTACGTCACCGACCAGGTCTACCGCCAGTGGTACGCGATGGCGCTGGAGGACGTCGCCGCCTGGCAGGCGGGCGCGCCCGTCCGGCAGCTCGCCTAG
- a CDS encoding RDD family protein gives MAPIDRRTLGSWLEGPRAAAEQQGVVFRPRGERIGLPAEGPGSVAPLGRRLVGLLVDWFISGGVVQVAGGRPQDAAYGWAVLAVFAVLSTLSLAFVGRTPGHALLRLRLVDLRPRGPQALRVLLRQLLVCLVIPAVIWDADGRGLHDKAAGTVLVRR, from the coding sequence GTGGCCCCCATCGACCGTCGGACCCTCGGCTCCTGGCTCGAGGGACCCCGCGCCGCCGCCGAGCAGCAGGGTGTCGTCTTCCGCCCGCGCGGCGAGCGGATCGGGCTGCCCGCCGAGGGTCCGGGCTCCGTCGCGCCGCTCGGGCGCCGCCTCGTCGGCCTGCTCGTCGACTGGTTCATCAGCGGCGGCGTCGTGCAGGTCGCTGGGGGCCGGCCGCAGGACGCGGCCTACGGCTGGGCGGTGCTGGCGGTCTTCGCGGTCCTCTCCACGCTCTCGCTCGCCTTCGTCGGCCGCACCCCCGGCCACGCGCTCCTGCGGCTGCGGCTGGTGGACCTCCGCCCGCGCGGCCCGCAGGCGCTGCGCGTGCTGCTGCGCCAGCTGCTCGTCTGCCTCGTCATCCCGGCGGTCATCTGGGACGCCGACGGCCGCGGCCTGCACGACAAGGCGGCCGGGACCGTCCTCGTCCGCAGGTAG